CGTCTACAGAGCGAACAGGCCCCACTTTGCCGCCGAAAGCAAGGGCGAGCGCCTGATGCCCTCCACAAATCCCGAGCATCGGAATATTCATATCCTCGGCAAAGACAGGTAAAGACCACAGGAAATTCTGGAGCGATACTCCGAGCTCGCCGGAATAGCGACACCACGGGGTTCCCTGGGGACTCAACACGATAAACTCGGGCTGCATTTCCATTACGGTTTCCAGGGTTACTTTGGAGAAGTGAAGAATAACCCCATTTGGATTACCGCTCAACTGTTTGATCACAGAAAAGACATGCTTGCATCCGCGGGAACATCCGTCGGTTGACAGGCCGACCATGAGCCACGGACGACGGTTTTCGTTTTTGGACCGATCCTCGGCAGCAGACTCTCGGCACATCCAGAAAAGCGCAACAAGTGCAATACACAAGGGTAGGACAATCCTGACCATAGGCCTCAACGAAGATTTCATAAGGATACTCACGATTAATGTTTAAGGGGCTGGCCTCTTATACACTATCGAGAGATCGGCAGGCAATTGAAAAATTGATGGCTGATAAATTGCGTTTACAGCGGTTATCGAAAGTCTTGACGGAATCCAATGCCTGCAATGGGAAGAATCAGTAGCGCCGGCGTCTCTGCCGGCGATAACTGGTGGATTTATTGGGTGAATTGGTCACCGGCACGGAGGCCGGTGCAATGCTGTTGAATTAAGGAAAGGGTTCTTGATTTTTCACGTTTAACCTCCGAGAATTCAGAAGGAATTGTGTTGACATGCGGGTAGTTACGCGCGATAAATTCTTTCAAAACAAGCTGCTGAAAGGATTTTATTATGGCACGCATTATGCTTTGAAGAACCATGCCAACTTAGCGCGTACGCTGAAAAATTTCTTCACATTATTCCCGGACAAATCGACCCTTCCAAGAAACGCTCGCCTCAGGACTTTACTCGAAACAGAAAACTCGCCTTTGGAAAGCTTATCACCTTCATCTTGTCCATTGCCGCCAGTGGAAAGGGTAAAGGAGTGGACATGAAATCCGGTGAATTCTTTCGACATGCCAGAATTCTTGGCCTTTGGCCTGACGCCGAGGCGATCCATCGAAGCGCGCTCACCAAGGCGCGCAAAAAGGTGGATTGGAGGATCTTTCGGCAAATACTCGATGATGCGGTTGGTCTGGCTTATGAGTGTTGGCCTAAGAGCCCGAAGGACGAGTGGCATGGTATGTCCACTCATGCGATAGATGGCTCCGACTATACGCTTCCAGCCGCCGATGAGCTCAGGGCCGAGTTTGATCCTGAGAGC
The sequence above is a segment of the Desulfomonile tiedjei DSM 6799 genome. Coding sequences within it:
- a CDS encoding type 1 glutamine amidotransferase, encoding MKSSLRPMVRIVLPLCIALVALFWMCRESAAEDRSKNENRRPWLMVGLSTDGCSRGCKHVFSVIKQLSGNPNGVILHFSKVTLETVMEMQPEFIVLSPQGTPWCRYSGELGVSLQNFLWSLPVFAEDMNIPMLGICGGHQALALAFGGKVGPVRSVDDDCMPYSRDRQGGVVPLTVTSQDPIFEGVAGSIRMLESHFDEVKVLPPGFVLLASEKVSRNQIIRHPSKPVYGIQGHPEHFYSNRPDGGILLKNFLRIASAHNKAVKRFPEPQQLISSSTGEHGQSVR